The stretch of DNA tgattaaattatttattcaagatatgtattaaaaattagttaagacCGTAATTAACCATTATAAAAAACCATTCGTCttactatttttaaattgtattaaatactttttattttcaaattgcattaaagtcATTCTCATTAGTCAAGTTAAATCAAATATACatcaatttattaatatttatttaaggtttattttatatttatatttattttattttacttctaTTATTTTAAGTCCAACTATGATTTGACCCTGTTCGGTAGGTCAGGTACCGACGGTTCGGAGTGATCCTCGTATGGACAGGTGGAGCGCGGCCTGAAGATGGATCGCGAGGGTGAAGGAGGGAAACCGACATTCCGAGCTCTCGATGAGGAggggggtgtcacctgcaatGATACTCCGACGCTCAAATCAGTCTAATGTGCAGGCAAAAAAGGGAATAAGATAGtatgtgacgtaccttgggggaaggATAGTTCCTTCCCCATTTATACCGTATCAGAAGTGGGCCCTACAAGGACAAGCCCACCCCCTTCGAGACCTTCCCTGCACAGCTGTAGCAAAGCTGTCAGGGACGCGTGTCCGGATCGGCGAATGGACGCCTTGCTCCTAACCGTTTGAGTCGGGTGGTACCCGGGTCGGGCCGGCCTTCATTCAGTttgggccaggccgtaacagacccattttattttagttaatttatgaattagaattttaaaactaataGATATAAAAACTTCTAAACTttgtaactatttttttaattttgatgaataaaatttgtttgagcTTGAAAAATTGAATGTGAACAAGAGAGATAAAATAATTCCGTTAACtgttgcataaaaaaaaaattaaattaaggtAGAGTAAGTcactttctttaatttcatctTATCCTGGGTTCCATAAAATATAAGGTGAACATCTGTATTATTTTATCTCTTCCCTTGCCAATTGACATTACATTTTATAACGAGATATCAATCATCTAAAGAATTTCTAAACAtaaccatacttcatctcttacCTCGCATTGGTATTGCAATCTCCCAACTCCCAAGTTCAGTCATCTGATGGCTACAGTCTTTAACTAAAGTACCAACGCATTGAATAAATTCGTAATTCTAGCATCATTGGCTAATCCATTTCATTAATTAATCCTCCTGTAACAGCTTAGCAGAAAAATCCATATTGGTATGCAGTGCTTGACCAGATTACAAGCTCGAGTTATACATATAGTAACTCAATCCAAAACTGGAATTATCTATTAGTACTCAAGTTAATGCCTAAAGAGAAATGCACTGCTGGGAGGGGTATACTGTAGTGCACTCGGGAAGAACCAAAACAAGAGAAACTATCACCTAggcaaaatttcaaaaaaaaaatcaagggagctaaaagaaagaaaaaaaaagtgaaatagACCGCTACTTGTTCAAACGGTTTGCTTTATCACTCATCTTCATCCTAGCTaatattttctcttggtctacTAGTGGCTGGCCTGACTCAAATTTCCAACCCTAATCTATGAGCTAGTTCATCCATCATCTTATTGACTGCTTCGAATCCTTCTCTCCATCTATTTGACACcttgaaattgtgaacaatattTTTCAAGTCTACAAGAGTGCTTCCAGGTATTACCCCTAGCCTATCCTTCGCCAGCTTTTTCACCATGGAAACATTTTCCCGTTGATCAGCCACAACATAAATGACAAGGAGGAACTGGTAACAGGCAAGGTTCTTCGGATCCAGGTCAATCATCAGTTTTGCAATTCGCTCACCCAAGTCCACATCTCTTTTGAAATGGCAGAAACCGAGCAAATTTGCCCATAGTAATGACTCATATGACATATCTCCATCAAATTTTATGATGTTCCTCAGGAATTCTTCTGCCTCATCAACTAGCCCTACGTTCGCCAGAAGATTCGCCATGCACCAAAAATGAGCAAAATTGGGCTTCACATTGAACACATCAGTCATTTGCTTGAAGTAAAACCTGCCCGCAGTCAACTTCTCTGCACGAGCGCAGGCACACAAAATGCCAATGAAGGTTACTTCGTCAGGGGATAACCTAGCTAGACTTCTGTCTGCACTTATAATCTTATCAAGTTCAACCTCATGCTTCATCTTCTCCATACCAACCATTAAATCAAATAGGTTTAGTCCATCTTCGGGATTTCCACGAATGCAGTGCCCCAAGATCATCGCATTCCAGGAAACCAAATTCCTGTTTGCCATCCTCTCAAACACTACATGTGCTACATCCACCCTCTTGCATTTGCAGTACATGTCGATCAAAGCCGTATCAATAATCAAGCTCAACCTTGCTAACGTCCTAATGATGCTCGCATGAACTGATCTTCCTTCCTTGAGTCTAGCTGACCGGCCACAAGCCGTAATCACAGATACCATAGTCCTAGCATTACCCTTCAATCCCAACCTACCCATCTCCCGGAACAACTTCAAGGCAAAGCCAGGGTTCCTAGCCTTCAAATGGCCAGCAATCATAACATTCCAAGTAATCAAATTCCTCTCGGGCATTTCATCAAAGAGTGCATATGCAGCATTCAATTCACCAACCGTTACATATCCATCAATGATCGAGTTCCACGAAACCAAATCCCTGCTCAACATTGTGTCAAACACTACCCTAGCAACTCCAACATCACCGCAGCACCCATACATGTGAATCAAAGAGTTCTGAACCGGTAGCACCCCATCAACCCCATTCTTCAGGGCTTGACCGTGGCACTTCCTCCCAGATTGAAGGCAACCCATCTTGGCACAGGAACCAATGAGGGGCACAAAGGTGTAGCTGTTGGGAAAGAAACCACTTTGCaaagaattaaagagaaaagCAAGAGCTTGATGAGGAACGTGGCTGTTAGAATAAGCCTGGATCATTGTGTTGACGCAAAACGTGTCTAAGGTGTTGTTGAAGTGATGGAAGATTAAAAGGGTGTAAGCGACGTCACATAGGTGTGAGGCGCGACTCAGAAGGGTGCGTGCAATGTGAGGGTTGCGGAGTAGGGCGGTGGTGGTAAGGAGTGCCTGAATTTGGAGGAGGTGGCGGGTGGTGTGGCACGCACTCTGGAGGATCGCGTGGAAGGCATTGAAGGGGGAGAGAGTGGTTGTGGTTGTGTCCTTGCCATCTTCTTCCTCGAGTATCTTCCCATCTTGTGGAACCAAGCAAGGGATCCCgttttttatctaaaataaaaCGGAATATGCGGATGATTAGAGAGTGAAGTGATGAAAGCTATGATTGAGAAAGGAAAGCGAGGTAGAAGTGAACTGACAGGAAAGGAAACGGGAATGGCATTACTGATTAGGGAATTGGTTTCCTGGTAGTACCTCAAGGGATGCTTCGAGAGAGAACAAACCAAAACCGCCGAGAGCCTCTTCCCCACTGGACCCATCGCCTCTTTGCTTATTCTTGCcattctcctctctctttctctctctctctttctctctctgtcATATCGTTTTCATCAAAGTTGCGAGAACCGGACCAATCAATGAACTGGTAGAGTAACTGGTTCAACGGTTCAGAGGTTAAACCGGtttaactaaatataaaataaaattataaaattattaaaaattcaatatacaaatttcaaatattcaaattccaCGATttctaaactaataaaatttaaaattttgtacttTTACATAGTAATTTGTtcatattttatcattaaaaattcataaaataaaaaattattaaataacttTTAAGTTCTAATAAAGTAATCACTAATCAAGTAATCATCACATTAGcaacaaaaatttagaataaaaaaaattcaacaataatttctaataatcaaataataaaaaacaatgaaaaacacaaaCTTATACATAAACTCAAACCATCAACAACAAAATTCAGAATCACAACAAATTTTAACGACAGACTTTTAAGTAAGTATTCAATAGCAAAAACAGAATCCAAAAACAGAGAAAACTAAGCATAAAAAgccaagaaaatccaaaaacaaaaattaatccAAACTCGATATCCAAACTAACTTCAAAATCGTATCAGCAACAACCCTTAAATGAGAatacaaaattaacaaaattacaaCAACATTCAAATcaaccataaaccccaaactCAACTCCATCAACAAAATTAACTCAGCAACAAAATTCAACAgaatattcaaatcaattatcAACCATTATTTCAAAAAACCACTTGTAATCTATAGAGTATTTCTGGGTGTGGAACCTTTGAAGCTTCTTCCTCAGTTTCAGAGTTACAATTTTCTATCTTCCAAAAATAATGGCTACACTTTCTCTCAGAAAATCAGCAACAACACAAATTGAAGTAGCAGTGCTTACCGGCATCGAGGGAGGAAGGGAAGTGACGGCGAGGGAGGAAGGATGTGACCTCGGACAGAGAGAAAAGGGGCTCGAAGACAGAGGCTTGACGAGAGGACAGAGACGACGATTTCAGGGCCGCCGACGACAACGATGGAGACTGCGACGCCAATAGCTCCGAGCACGACTTCTAGCGACGTCAAGGAGAAGACGAGAGCCGAGACAGAGGAGACGAGCGGCAACGCGAGAAGCGTTGCGACGAGCTTGAGCAGTAGAGACAGCGACTGGAGCAGATGCGACGGCGGCGGGGAGACAGCGGTGGATGTGGTTCGGCAATGGAGAAGGCGGCGGGTGAGAAAGGGGGTTAGGGTTGGGATGGGTCCTcagcaaggttctgaaaaccagACCGGTCATCGAACCGTTCTAgtcactggttcactggtttactGGTCTAACCGGTTCAACCGTGGTCTAACCGAAAaaaccgttttataataaaataataaataaattataaataaatactctaaaacataattatagtgTAACATAAATTTTAATGTCTTCCAAATATAAAGTACTACATCAACCAAAATCTAATTTAACATTTGATTTCATAATTATTAACAATATCATTCAATATGTCACTATTGAACTCGTTAAGATAGTcaccaaaaaccaaaaaaaaaaaaaattcattgaattAACCAAATCAATAACAAATATTCAATCATCTACTCATAGCTAAGCTCAGCATCATAGCATGATAAATCAGCAACAGCCAATAATGTAACCAGAAATTTCCAGTCTCAAGGGCAAGATACCAAATTATCATTGAATCAGAAGGCAAAGAACTCTTGTTGTTAATGTTGTTATTGATTTCATCCAATCTTGATCTCATCCATGAAAAGGGCCAATGAAGGGTGACAAG from Arachis duranensis cultivar V14167 chromosome 4, aradu.V14167.gnm2.J7QH, whole genome shotgun sequence encodes:
- the LOC107483782 gene encoding pentatricopeptide repeat-containing protein At3g51320; translated protein: MARISKEAMGPVGKRLSAVLVCSLSKHPLRYYQETNSLISNAIPVSFPIKNGIPCLVPQDGKILEEEDGKDTTTTTLSPFNAFHAILQSACHTTRHLLQIQALLTTTALLRNPHIARTLLSRASHLCDVAYTLLIFHHFNNTLDTFCVNTMIQAYSNSHVPHQALAFLFNSLQSGFFPNSYTFVPLIGSCAKMGCLQSGRKCHGQALKNGVDGVLPVQNSLIHMYGCCGDVGVARVVFDTMLSRDLVSWNSIIDGYVTVGELNAAYALFDEMPERNLITWNVMIAGHLKARNPGFALKLFREMGRLGLKGNARTMVSVITACGRSARLKEGRSVHASIIRTLARLSLIIDTALIDMYCKCKRVDVAHVVFERMANRNLVSWNAMILGHCIRGNPEDGLNLFDLMVGMEKMKHEVELDKIISADRSLARLSPDEVTFIGILCACARAEKLTAGRFYFKQMTDVFNVKPNFAHFWCMANLLANVGLVDEAEEFLRNIIKFDGDMSYESLLWANLLGFCHFKRDVDLGERIAKLMIDLDPKNLACYQFLLVIYVVADQRENVSMVKKLAKDRLGVIPGSTLVDLKNIVHNFKVSNRWREGFEAVNKMMDELAHRLGLEI